A region of Centropristis striata isolate RG_2023a ecotype Rhode Island chromosome 17, C.striata_1.0, whole genome shotgun sequence DNA encodes the following proteins:
- the LOC131989811 gene encoding uncharacterized protein LOC131989811: protein MPQKGKRCRAQKQRWSKPDQVTQLETPPPAQPFWTQKDGPSPSQSPAQKMAKLHIPLPTSPSCSPYQPGQVRLPPSDFRPGRGTGRRHRMLLWEKSTFTGRFRKLVVPAESPDKKFVLLVGDSHLRAIADGFVGMPDQLLSFGVLSVPGASAVELRTEVLNAVLPRSPGAVCILAPSNDLTASRTVTEAGVAFGKLLLSACATWPNVCVLDFPPRLTVELALQDLLRQEYHRVAARMGVRYVSATDRFPLTQLDLWCPDGVHLSDDGMVRLAELLRRAPYQQLLESAVPRAQTPPRTPPPARRVSPKVVVKGVVTAPRPSSPFEWTCVGQTKKMDQPAEPAQHVDVGVHPIPLNPVWFSPAILDVMEKAVPAHLPSAVECAARPDGRKKSTVERQERRDASKRTPQKQQVCHIMSDYLSNT from the exons ATGCCGCAGAAGGGGAAGCGTTGCAGGGCCCAGAAGCAGCGATGGAGCAAGCCGGACCAG GTGACCCAGCTGGAGACGCCGCCGCCAGCCCAGCCTTTCTGGACCCAGAAGGATGGACCCAGCCCCTCCCAGTCTCCTGCCCAGAAG ATGGCCAAGCTCCACATCCCTCTGCCGACCTCACCCTCCTGCTCCCCTTACCAGCCTGGAcag GTGCGTCTGCCCCCCTCTGACTTCCGCCCAG GCCGCGGTACGGGTCGTCGCCATCGCATGCTGCTGTGGGAGAAGTCCACATTTACTGGCCGATTCCGGAAGTTGGTCGTCCCAGCAGAGTCACCCGACAAGAAG TTCGTCCTGCTTGTTGGTGACTCCCACCTTCGGGCCATCGCCGACGGGTTTGTGGGGATGCCAGACCAACTGCTGTCCTTTGGCGTCCTGTCCGTCCCTGGGGCGTCGGCAGTTGAGTTGCGTACTGAGGTACTGAATGCTGTGCTGCCTCGCTCACCCGGGGCAGTCTGCATTTTAGCACCCAGTAACGACTTGACTGCCAGCAGGACCGTCACTGAGGCAGGGGTCGCGTTTGGTAAGCTCCTGCTGTCTGCCTGTGCTACCTGGCCCAAC GTCTGTGTTCTGGACTTCCCTCCCCGTCTGACCGTGGAGCTGGCCCTGCAGGACCTTCTGCGCCAGGAGTACCACCGTGTGGCTGCACGTATGg GTGTCAGGTACGTCTCTGCCACCGACCGCTTTCCGCTGACACAACTTGACCTGTGGTGTCCTGACGGT GTCCACCTCAGTGACGACGGGATGGTGAGGCTTGCGGAGTTGCTGCGGCGGGCCCCTTACCAGCAGCTGCTGGAGTCCGCAGTCCCGAGGGCCCAGACGCCTCCCAGGACGCCGCCTCCTGCCAGACGTGTCTCACCAAAAGTGGTTGTGAAGGGCGTGGTCACCGCGCCACGTCCATCCAGCCCTTTTGAGTGGACATGTGTTGGGCAGACCAAGAAG ATGGACCAGCCAGCGGAGCCTGCACAGCAT GTGGACGTGGGGGTGCATCCGATCCCGCTAAATCCTGTGTGGTTTAGTCCGGCGATCTTGGATGTGATGGAGAAGGCCGTTCCAGCCCACCTTCCCAGTGCTGTGGAGTGCGCAGCTCGTCCGGACGGCAGGAAG AAGTCGACCGTGGAGCGCCAGGAGAGACGTGATGCCTCCAAGAGGACACCGCAGAAGCAGCAGGTTTGTCATATTATGTCTGATTATTTGAGTAATACTTGA